A single Candidatus Acetothermia bacterium DNA region contains:
- a CDS encoding NAD(P)H-dependent oxidoreductase subunit E — protein sequence MDKETIIGRYPRSRDCLLSILHDLQEANPENYLTEGDLALAAAHVGLPLAAVHDAVTFYSMFSLRPRGRHIIRLCASPNCHLAGAWSALAELRTLLGVDVGGTTPDGLFTLELTSCLGVCGVAPVMMVDDEVVGNLTPDKVRQTIARYRGVG from the coding sequence GTGGACAAGGAAACGATCATCGGCCGGTATCCGCGGTCTCGGGACTGCCTCCTTTCCATCCTCCACGACCTCCAGGAGGCGAACCCCGAGAACTACCTGACCGAGGGCGACCTGGCGTTGGCCGCGGCCCATGTGGGGCTGCCGCTCGCGGCGGTCCACGATGCGGTGACGTTCTACTCCATGTTCAGTCTCCGTCCCCGTGGCCGCCACATCATCCGCCTGTGCGCGTCCCCGAACTGCCACCTCGCCGGGGCGTGGTCGGCCCTCGCGGAGCTGCGGACGCTCCTCGGGGTGGACGTGGGCGGGACCACGCCCGACGGCCTATTCACCCTCGAGCTCACGAGCTGCCTCGGGGTGTGTGGGGTGGCTCCGGTGATGATGGTGGACGATGAGGTGGTAGGGAACCTCACCCCGGACAAGGTCCGCCAGACGATCGCGCGGTATCGGGGGGTGGGATGA